A single Cottoperca gobio chromosome 7, fCotGob3.1, whole genome shotgun sequence DNA region contains:
- the LOC115010839 gene encoding LOW QUALITY PROTEIN: sodium-coupled neutral amino acid transporter 3 (The sequence of the model RefSeq protein was modified relative to this genomic sequence to represent the inferred CDS: deleted 2 bases in 2 codons) — MELQKINGHSKEDGFDGLDALAEHEEFLPHKAGVKKENHFTDFEGKTSFGMSIFNLSNAIMGSGILGLAFAMSNTGIILFLILLVSIAILSSYSIHLLLKSAGVVGIRAYEQLGNRAFGAPGKMLAGCTITIHNIGAMSSYLFIVKSELPLVIQAFLGKYGNTGEWFLNGNNLIMIVSALIILPLALMRQLGYLGYTSGFSLSCMVFFLISVIYKKFNIPCPLEDGHNITLTSHHANVTDDFCEAKMFTANSQTAYTIPILAFAFVCHPEVLPIYTELRDATKKRMQNVANVSILAMFVMYLLTALFGYLTFYGDVESELLHTYSRVDALDVLFLCVRLAVLVAVTLTVPVVLFPIRRALLQIFFPERPFNWFIHIGIAFCLLVVVNILVIFVPSIRDIFGLIGATTAPSLIFILPAIFYIRIIPEDQEPLRSRPKIQAACFAGLGVIFMIMSLSFIAIDWMTGESRSGGGH, encoded by the exons ATGGAGCTTCAGAAGATAAACGGACACAGCAAAGAAGATGG GTTTGATGGGCTGGATGCCTTGGCTGAACACGAGGAGTTTCTCCCACACAAAGCTGGTGTCAAGAAAGAAAACCACTTTACAGAT TTCGAGGGAAAGACTTCATTTGGCATGTCCATCTTTAACCTCAGTAACGCCATAATGGGCAGTGGGATTCTGGGGTTGGCTTTTGCGATGTCCAACACCGGAATCATTCTTTTTCT AATCCTGCTGGTGTCCATTGCCATCCTGTCCTCATATTCAATTCATCTCCTGCTGAAAAGTGCTGGAGTTGTTG GCATCCGGGCTTATGAGCAGCTTGGAAATCGGGCTTTTGGTGCACCGGGAAAAATGCTGGCTGGATGCACCATTACAATACACAACATTGGAG CAATGTCCAGCTACCTCTTCATCGTCAAGTCCGAGCTCCCGCTGGTTATTCAAGCTTTCCTCGGTAAATACGGAAACACAGG AGAGTGGTTCTTGAATGGAAACAACTTGATCATGATTGTTAGCGCTCTCATCATCCTTCCTCTAGCACTCATGAGACAACTCG GTTACTTGGGCTACACAAGCGggttctccctctcctgcatGGTGTTTTTCCTCATTTCG GTTATCTACAAGAAATTCAACATCCCGTGTCCGCTGGAGGATGGGCATAACATAACTTTAACTTCACACCACGCTAATGTGACGGACGACTTCTGTGAGGCCAAAATGTTTACCGCCAACTCACAG ACAGCGTACACCATCCCAATTCTGGCATTCGCCTTCGTCTGCCACCCAGAGGTGCTACCGATCTACACTGAGCTACGAGA CGCCACCAAGAAACGTATGCAGAATGTTGCCAACGTCTCCATCCTGGCCATGTTCGTCATGTACCTGCTAACAGCTCTTTTTGGTTACCTCACCTTTTACG GTGATGTGGAGTCAGAGCTGTTACACACCTACAGTAGGGTGGACGCCCTGGACGtcctgtttctctgtgtgcgTCTGGCTGTGCTGGTGGCCGTCACTCTGACTGTCCCCGTGGTTCTTTTCCCG ATCCGCAGGGCCCTGCTCCAGATCTTCTTCCCTGAaaggcctttcaactggttcaTACACATCGGCATTGCATTTTGTCTCCTCGTTGTGGTCAACATACTGGTCATCTTCGTGCCCTCCATCCGCGACATCTTTGGCCTCATCG GAGCCACAACCGCCCCCAGCCTCATCTTCATCCTTCCAGCAATCTTCTACATCCGTATCATTCCTGAAGACCAGGAGCCTCTTCGGTCCAGACCCAAGATTCAG GCCGCATGTTTTGCC GGACTTGGAGTCATCTTCATGATCATGAGTTTGTCGTTTATCGCCATTGACTGGATGACTGGGGAGTCA CGAAGTGGAGGCGGGCACTAA
- the apex2 gene encoding DNA-(apurinic or apyrimidinic site) endonuclease 2 → MKIVTWNINGIRTFRGGIKKALDSLDADIICVQETKVTRDLLDERTAIVDGYNSYFSFSRGRSGYSGVATYCKDSATPFSAEEGLTGLLTNHEGAVGCHGDQTALCSEELQLLDNEGRAVITQHRITCQDKEKTVTVINVYCPRADPEKPERKQFKLQFYKLLQSRAEAILKDGSHVIVLGDVNTSHRQIDHCDPSDIEDFGENPGRKWLNGFLQSGRQEQAMNEEEPDEESEVTSSDPVHSGKFVDTFRYFHPTRTSAFTCWSTLTGARQTNYGTRIDYIFADCQLAKEQFVAADIMPEVEGSDHCPVWGQLSCSLLPSSKPPPLCTCYLPEFVGKQQKLSRFLVKMDQKPCQSGQRDALPGSQEEEERRENLKPCGAGNISGKKRLFTSDSVVPKGKKTKTVKTSSTPQGSLLSFFKPKLTNASPSTEAPVRQCEKTPSVDKVTSSQNSQKAFTTSASSDTSSVPDAELVCDGSPQLCTSSTTEEKDKRMETKHLTAQPNVGRSDSKKGASLVFWKSVLHGPPPPPSCKVHGEPCVLRTVKKEGPNMGKQFFVCARPQGHASNPEARCNFFAWVDKVK, encoded by the exons ATGAAGATCGTTACCTGGAACATAAACGGCATAAGGACTTTCAGAGGCGGCATTAAAAAGGCTCTTGATTCATTAGACGCAGATATTATCTGTGTTCAAGAGACAAAAGTGACAA GAGACTTGCTCGATGAAAGAACTGCCATTGTTGACGGCTACAACTCATATTTCAGCTTCAGTCGAGGACGCAGCGGCTATTCAG GGGTTGCCACGTACTGTAAAGACAGTGCCACTCCATTTTCTGCTGAAGAGGGCCTCACAGGCCTGCTAACCAACCATGAAGGGGCAGTCGGATGTCATGGTGACCAGACTGCGTTGTGCAGCGAGGAGCTGCAGCTTTTGGACAATGAAGGACGAGCTGTTATCACACAGCACAGAATAAC GTGTCAGGACAAGGAGAAAACTGTTACTGTAATCAATGTATACTGTCCACGGGCTGACCCTGAAAAGCCGGAGCGAAAGCAGTTCAAACTGCAGTTCTACAAGTTGCTTCAGAGTCGGGCTGAAGCGATACTGAAAGATGGGAG cCACGTGATTGTTTTAGGAGATGTGAACACATCTCACCGGCAAATAGACCACTGTGACCCCAGTGATATT GAGGACTTTGGTGAAAACCCAGGGAGGAAGTGGCTTAACGGCTTTTTGCAAAGTGGCAGACAAGAACAGGCAATGAATGAGGAGGAACCCGATGAAGAGTCTGAGGTAACTTCATCGGATCCCGTCCACAGTGGAAAGTTTGTGGATACCTTTCGCTATTTCCACCCAACTCGCACCAGTGCCTTCACATGCTGGTCCACGCTCACTGGAGCGCGACAGACCAACTATGGCACACGCATTGACTACATTTTCGCTGACTGCCAGCTTGCCAAGGAGCAGTTTGTGGCAGCGGACATCATGCCAGAGGTGGAGGGGTCAGACCACTGCCCTGTGTGGGGGCAACtgagctgctctctgctgcccaGCTCCAAGCCTCCTCCCCTCTGTACATGCTACCTGCCAGAGTTCGTTGGCAAGCAGCAGAAACTCTCCCGCTTCCTTGTTAAGATGGACCAAAAACCATGTCAGTCTGGGCAGAGGGATGCATTACCTGGATCTCAAGAAGAGGAGGAACGGAGGGAGAATTTAAAACCATGCGGAGCTGGAAACATCTCTGGTAAAAAACGGCTGTTCACATCAGACTCCGTTGTCCCAAAGGGGAAAAAGACTAAGACAGTGAAGACTTCTTCAACGCCACAGGGCAGcctcctctcctttttcaaACCCAAACTCACAAACGCCAGTCCCTCTACTGAAGCCCCCGTCAGGCAGTGTGAAAAAACACCCAGTGTGGACAAAGTTACCTCATCACAAAACTCCCAGAAAGCATTCACAACTAGCGCGTCCTCAGACACAAGCAGCGTGCCCGACGCTGAGCTCGTCTGTGATGGTTCACCACAGCTGTGCACGAGCAGCACCACAGAAGAAAAGGACAAACGGAtggagacaaaacatttaaccgCACAGCCCAATGTGGGACGTTCAGATTCCAAAAAGGGGGCATCGTTAGTGTTTTGGAAGTCGGTGCTTCACGGACCGCCCCCACCACCCTCCTGTAAGGTCCACGGGGAACCCTGTGTACTTCGTACTGTGAAAAAGGAGGGGCCAAACATGGGCAAACAGTTCTTCGTGTGTGCCCGTCCTCAGGGACATGCATCCAACCCTGAGGCTCGGTGTAATTTCTTTGCGTGGGTTGACAAAGTGAAGTGA
- the LOC115010835 gene encoding protein bicaudal D homolog 2 codes for MLEADADPAGAAVERGEAEMGSGDLTSEVVRLTLELQEATEEKLQAARYGLVMLEESAALKKKHRQLEEEHESLKGELQQLKEAFADSVNSQKRAAADGECREENLLHETATKEAAMTTRMDEVQAELKQARLALSNAHAEIDRLGVVSTQLKKECECLEGEKSHQRDEMKEYKVREMRQLQDNGELEEENTSLQKQVSVLKENQVEFESIKLEVSHKNEEQEELRSQMEEAARLREIAERQLDEALEALKEEREQKNCLRRELSALTLNPFDSVGNLELHLDQLDDSQEEGQEGEGEGEDQDSGINNGPGSAPSSAHPPHLGGSKSNGLIHRYSTPRNSDVFLRAPASGLVSDLLSELHFSDSQKLKQQLLQAEREKSGLVSKVEELQLQLVMSKQALSQQEDKVGSLTQQLKEVQQPKQEADGGGDDGKENGGDAVFDYEVDTKSKEVLEARMRSASEELLKLRDELSQAETRYNTLEHRYKQEKDRWRAEAQELADKIRQCIKSSKQDQDRISELEKEIGATRKVAIDSEGHLSVAQEELLAFSEELSNLYHHICVCNNLTPKRVTLDYYRDGARASIGGSGARRSHYIYPQHSSQKKPRANDMFNSKASTLQFMGEVDSAGASGDSPNCPGSPTLDFRDPSNVCNLVAVIRCQIKHLRVAVDLCRQRGAMPYTGFSTSGESERDAESLMEEVLKLKSLLSTKKEQIATLRTVLKANKQTAELALSNLKTKYETEKSMVSETMMKLRNELKALKEDAATFSSLRVMFASRCDQYVTQLDEMQRQLAAAEDEKRTLNSLLRMAIQQKLALTQRLEDLEAPLSPHSLNSSPRRSRAKELANKSGRAPRSPRSSPARPPLRSSPRASPVLGGSVSTLATHHLRSLTRSLHTSPR; via the exons ATGCTGGAGGCGGATGCAGACCCAGCAGGTGCAgcagtagagagaggagaggccgAGATGGGGAGCGGAGACTTGACGTCTGAGGTGGTACGGCTGACTCTGGAGCTCCAGGAGGCCACAGAGGAGAAGCTACAGGCAGCTCGCTATGGCCTGGTTATGCTGGAGGAAAGTGCTGCTCTCAAGAAGAAACACAGGCAGCTGGAAGAGGAGCATGAATCCCTCAAAGGAGAACTACAACAGCTCAAAGAG gcATTTGCGGATTCTGTGAACAGCCAAAAGCGTGCAGCGGCTGATGGAGAATGCCGGGAGGAGAACCTGCTGCACGAGACTGCTACTAAAGAGGCTGCCATGACGACGCGAATGGATGAAGTCCAGGCGGAACTCAAGCAAGCACGCCTTGCTCTGAGCAATGCCCATGCAGAGATCGATCGACTGGGGGTGGTCTCCACCCAGCTAAAGAAG GAGTGCGAGTGTCTGGAGGGCGAAAAGAGCCATCAGAGGGATGAGATGAAGGAATATAAAGTACGTGAAATGCGCCAGTTGCAGGACAATGGCGAGCTAGAAGAAGAGAACACATCTCTGCAAAAACAGGTGTCTGTACTCAAGGAAAACCAG GTGGAGTTTGAATCAATAAAGCTGGAGGTGAGCCACAAGAacgaggagcaggaggagctaCGATCTCAGATGGAGGAGGCGGCAAGGCTGAGGGAGATAGCAGAGAGGCAGCTGGATGAGGCCCTGGAAGCcctgaaggaggagagggagcagaAGAACTGTCTGCGGCGGGAGCTCTCCGCCCTGACCCTCAACCCCTTTGATTCTGTGGGGAACCTGGAGCTCCACTTGGATCAGCTGGATGACAGCCAGGAAGAGGGTCAGGAGGGAGAGGGCGAGGGAGAGGATCAGGACAGCGGCATTAATAATGGTCCTGGGTCTGCTCCCAGTTCTGCTCACCCTCCTCACTTGGGGGGCTCCAAAAGTAATGGCCTTATCCATCGCTACTCCACTCCACGCAACAGTGACGTATTCTTGCGTGCTCCAGCCTCCGGGCTGGTGTCGGACCTGCTGAGTGAGCTACACTTTTCAGACAGTCAGAAACTAAAACAGCAACTTCTACAG GCAGAACGAGAGAAGTCCGGTCTGGTCAGCAAGGTGGAGgaactgcagctgcagctggtgATGTCCAAACAGGCTCTCAGTCAGCAAGAGGACAAGGTTGGATCTCTCACCCAACAGCTAAAAGAGGTGCAGCAGCCCAAACAGGAGGCGGACGGCGGGGGAGATGATGGGAAAGAGAACGGCGGCGATGCAGTCTTTGACTATGAGGTAGACACGAAGAGCAAGGAGGTGCTGGAGGCGCGCATGCGTTCAGCCAGCGAAGAGCTTCTAAAGCTGCGAGATGAACTGTCTCAGGCAGAAACTCGTTACAACACCCTGGAGCACAGATACAAGCAGGAGAAGGATCGTTGGAGGGCAGAGGCCCAGGAGCTGGCTGACAAGATCCGTCAATGCATCAAGTCCAGCAAGCAGGACCAAGATCGCATCAGTGAGCTGGAGAAGGAGATTGGAGCCACACGGAAAGTGGCCATAGATTCAGAAGGGCACTTGAGTGTCGCCCAGGAAGAGCTGCTGGCTTTCTCCGAGGAGCTGTCCAACCTCTATCACCACATCTGCGTGTGCAACAACCTGACTCCCAAACGAGTCACCCTGGACTACTACCGTGATGGTGCCAGGGCCAGTATTGGAGGAAGTGGTGCACGAAGATCACACTACATCTACCCCCAGCACAGCTCCCAGAAGAAGCCGCGAGCGAATGACATGTTCAACTCCAAAGCATCAACATTGCAGTTCATGGGGGAGGTGGACAGTGCAGGAGCCAGCGGAGACTCTCCTAATTGCCCTGGATCCCCCACCCTGGATTTTAGGGACCCTTCAAATGTCTGCAACTTGGTAGCGGTCATTCGTTGCCAGATCAAACACCTCCGG GTGGCAGTGGACCTCTGTCGTCAGAGGGGCGCGATGCCTTACACAGGGTTCAGCACCAGCGGAGAGTCAGAACGTGATGCTGAAAGCCTCATGGAAGAAGTATTAAAACTCAAGTCGCTTCTCAGCACCAAGAAAGAACAGATTGCTACCCTCAGGACTGTCCTCAAGGCTAACAAGCAG ACTGCAGAGTTGGCCCTGTCCAATTTGAAAACTAAGTACGAGACGGAGAAGAGCATGGTGTCAGAGACCATGATGAAACTGCGGAACGAGCTCAAAGCCTTGAAGGAGGACGCCGCCACCTTCTCTTCACTGCGAGTCATGTTTGCGAGTCG GTGTGACCAGTATGTCACCCAGCTGGATGAGATGCAGAGGCAGCTGGCAGCAGCCGAGGACGAGAAGAGGACACTGAATTCTCTGCTGCGTATGGCCATACAGCAGAAACTGGCTCTTACTCAGCGTTTGGAGGACCTGGAGGCCCCTCTGTCTCCCCACAGCTTGAACAGCAGTCCCCGCCGCTCCCGCGCCAAAGAGCTGGCCAACAAGTCAGGCCGGGCTCCACGGAGCCCCCGAAGCAGCCCTGCGCGCCCCCCGCTGAGAAGCAGTCCCCGGGCTAGCCCTGTTCTCGGCGGCAGCGTTTCTACATTGGCCACGCACCACCTGCGAAGTTTAACCAGAAGTCTCCACACAAGCCCT CGCTGA